Proteins encoded together in one Cyanobium sp. ATX 6F1 window:
- the ureG gene encoding urease accessory protein UreG: MSRLRVGVAGPVGSGKTALVEALCRSLRDRLQLAVVTNDIYTQEDAQFLTRAGALAPERIRGVETGGCPHTAIREDCSINRAAVEELEQAFPDLDLVLVESGGDNLAASFSPELVDRCIYVIDVAAGDKIPRKGGPGITRSDLLVINKIDLAPMVGASLEVMERDTERMRPGLPWCFTNLRSGEGLDQVEKFLLQQLPD; the protein is encoded by the coding sequence ATGAGCCGCTTGCGCGTGGGGGTGGCCGGGCCCGTGGGTTCCGGCAAGACGGCCCTGGTGGAGGCCCTGTGCCGCTCGCTGCGGGACCGGCTGCAGCTGGCGGTGGTGACCAACGACATCTACACCCAGGAAGACGCCCAGTTCCTCACCCGCGCCGGTGCCCTCGCCCCCGAGCGCATCCGCGGGGTGGAGACGGGCGGCTGCCCCCACACGGCGATCCGTGAGGACTGCTCGATCAATCGGGCGGCGGTGGAGGAGCTGGAGCAGGCCTTCCCCGACCTGGATCTGGTGCTGGTGGAGAGCGGCGGTGACAACCTGGCCGCCAGTTTCAGCCCGGAGCTCGTCGACCGCTGCATCTATGTGATTGATGTGGCCGCCGGCGACAAGATCCCCCGCAAGGGGGGACCGGGCATCACCCGCTCCGATCTGCTGGTGATCAACAAGATCGATCTGGCCCCGATGGTGGGCGCTTCTTTGGAGGTGATGGAGCGGGACACCGAGCGCATGCGCCCGGGTCTGCCGTGGTGCTTCACCAACCTCCGCTCGGGAGAGGGCCTCGATCAGGTGGAGAAGTTTCTGTTGCAACAGCTACCGGATTGA
- a CDS encoding urease accessory protein UreF — protein MSRLRLYQLVSPALPVGAFSYSEGLEVLVQRGQLAEVAALEGWLIAELERGLVAIEAAALGPLMEALAQGDLPAAAELDGWLLAQREAAELRAQQRQMGRSLLQLLKDLGWPLPPAGAGAAAPGLGWSAAWAWAGVCLELEPLELIEAYLHGWVANQISAAVRLVPLGATSGQALQLRLGPLLERRARELVGADPRALWSGGVGAALAQLQHAELYSRLFRS, from the coding sequence CTGTCCCGCCTGCGCCTTTATCAGCTGGTCAGCCCAGCCCTGCCGGTGGGCGCCTTCAGTTATTCGGAGGGGTTGGAGGTGCTGGTGCAGCGCGGTCAGCTGGCCGAGGTCGCCGCCCTGGAGGGCTGGCTGATCGCTGAGCTGGAGCGCGGCCTGGTGGCGATCGAGGCCGCGGCCCTGGGTCCCTTGATGGAGGCCCTGGCCCAGGGGGACCTGCCGGCGGCGGCCGAACTCGACGGTTGGCTGCTGGCCCAGCGGGAGGCGGCGGAGCTGCGGGCCCAGCAGCGTCAAATGGGGCGCTCGCTGCTGCAGTTGCTGAAGGACTTGGGCTGGCCCCTGCCTCCGGCTGGGGCTGGAGCTGCAGCTCCTGGGCTGGGCTGGAGCGCCGCCTGGGCCTGGGCGGGGGTGTGCCTGGAGCTGGAGCCCCTTGAGCTGATCGAGGCCTACCTCCACGGCTGGGTGGCCAATCAGATCAGTGCCGCCGTGCGCCTGGTGCCCCTGGGGGCCACCTCGGGCCAGGCCCTGCAGCTGCGGCTGGGGCCGTTGCTGGAGCGCCGCGCCCGGGAGCTGGTGGGCGCCGACCCCCGCGCCCTCTGGAGCGGCGGGGTCGGGGCGGCCCTGGCCCAGCTGCAGCATGCTGAGCTCTACTCCCGTCTGTTCCGCAGTTAG
- the ureE gene encoding urease accessory protein UreE, which yields MSRSPLGPSGSSATTPLVLVNRLGGPAEGPEAGSVLLLPLNADQRTSLRGHRRSACGRDLLLQLPRGAALEPGERLVPAGGSPVVLVEAAPEPLLVVRAADPLALLQAAYHLGNRHVPLEVHANQLRLRVDSVLEDLLRQRGLLVERLQAPFLPEGGAYAGAGPSHHDHSHQGPHDHHQP from the coding sequence ATGAGTCGCTCTCCCCTCGGCCCCTCCGGCTCCTCAGCCACGACGCCCCTGGTGCTGGTGAATCGCCTGGGCGGCCCAGCCGAAGGGCCCGAGGCCGGTTCGGTCCTGCTCCTGCCCCTGAACGCTGACCAACGCACCAGCCTGCGGGGCCACCGCAGGAGCGCCTGCGGGAGGGATCTGCTGCTGCAGTTGCCCCGGGGCGCGGCCCTGGAGCCCGGCGAGCGCTTGGTCCCGGCGGGCGGCAGCCCTGTGGTGCTGGTGGAGGCGGCCCCCGAACCGTTGTTGGTGGTGCGCGCCGCCGATCCCCTGGCGCTGCTGCAGGCGGCTTACCACTTGGGCAACCGCCATGTGCCCCTGGAAGTTCATGCCAATCAGCTGCGGCTGAGGGTCGACAGCGTGCTCGAGGACCTGCTGCGGCAGCGGGGCCTGCTGGTGGAGCGGTTGCAGGCGCCCTTCCTGCCCGAGGGCGGTGCCTATGCCGGGGCTGGGCCCAGCCACCACGATCACAGCCATCAGGGGCCCCACGATCACCACCAGCCGTGA
- a CDS encoding urease accessory protein UreD has product MIVSPPERTTTPWRASAQLCFSRADPGGATVHQGGATAPLKIQRAFRQQDGRCELPLLHTAGGLVGGDELAIEAQLGPRSQALITSVAAQKVYGTVGRSRITPKGTWARQRLQFDLAAGADLEWLPQELVLYAGALFEQHSRVELTAGASWLGAEVVRLGRSADGETLGSGSWRSSLEIRRAGSWSLVDRLALGGESLTDPHGLGGSPVFGSLVWAAPEPVSEALLEACRADRQGLEGAMACGRLDQGLVARYHGPSTQAARWWFTRLWARIRAERGLPPPELPRVWPFQESPFTHLPSPGEAP; this is encoded by the coding sequence GTGATCGTCAGCCCACCCGAGCGCACCACCACCCCCTGGCGGGCCAGCGCCCAGCTGTGTTTCAGCCGAGCGGACCCTGGCGGAGCCACGGTGCACCAGGGCGGAGCCACGGCACCGCTCAAGATCCAACGTGCCTTCCGCCAGCAGGATGGTCGCTGCGAACTGCCGCTGCTGCACACCGCCGGCGGCCTCGTGGGGGGCGATGAGCTCGCCATCGAGGCCCAGCTGGGCCCCCGAAGCCAGGCCCTGATCACCAGCGTGGCGGCCCAGAAGGTCTATGGCACGGTGGGACGCTCGCGGATCACACCCAAAGGCACCTGGGCCCGGCAGCGACTGCAGTTTGATCTCGCCGCCGGGGCGGACCTGGAATGGCTCCCCCAGGAGCTGGTGCTCTACGCGGGCGCCCTGTTCGAGCAGCACAGCCGGGTGGAGCTGACGGCCGGGGCCAGCTGGCTGGGGGCGGAGGTGGTGCGGCTGGGCCGCAGCGCCGACGGCGAAACCCTCGGCTCCGGCAGCTGGCGTTCCTCCCTGGAGATTCGGCGCGCCGGGAGCTGGAGTCTGGTGGACCGCTTGGCACTGGGGGGCGAGAGCCTCACGGACCCCCATGGCCTGGGGGGATCCCCCGTGTTCGGCAGCCTGGTCTGGGCGGCGCCAGAACCCGTGAGCGAGGCGCTGCTGGAGGCATGCCGCGCCGATCGACAAGGGCTGGAGGGGGCCATGGCCTGCGGACGATTGGATCAGGGGCTGGTGGCCCGTTACCACGGGCCCTCCACCCAGGCGGCCCGCTGGTGGTTCACGCGCCTCTGGGCACGCATCCGCGCCGAGCGCGGCCTGCCGCCACCTGAACTGCCGCGGGTGTGGCCGTTTCAGGAATCACCCTTCACTCACCTCCCCTCCCCTGGGGAAGCCCCATGA
- a CDS encoding urease subunit gamma — protein sequence MHLTPQEKDKLLIVTAALLAERRLNRGLKLNHPEAVALLSFLILEGARDGRSVAELMRDGSTWLKRNQVMEGVPELIGEVQMEATFPDGTKLVTLHDPIR from the coding sequence ATGCACCTGACCCCCCAGGAGAAGGACAAGCTCCTGATCGTCACCGCCGCCCTGCTGGCGGAGCGACGGTTGAACCGCGGCCTCAAGCTCAACCACCCGGAGGCGGTGGCCCTGCTCAGCTTCCTGATCCTGGAGGGGGCCCGTGACGGCCGCAGCGTCGCCGAGCTGATGCGCGATGGCAGCACCTGGCTCAAGCGCAATCAGGTGATGGAAGGCGTTCCGGAGCTCATTGGCGAAGTGCAGATGGAGGCCACCTTCCCCGACGGCACCAAGCTCGTCACCCTCCATGACCCCATCCGCTGA
- a CDS encoding urease subunit beta, which yields MIPGELIPEPGVIELNAGRPVTTIGVANRGDRPVQVGSHFHFHEANEALVFDRDAARGQRLDIPAGTAVRFEPGDAREVQLVPYAGARRVFGFNGLINGPLE from the coding sequence ATGATTCCCGGTGAACTGATCCCCGAGCCCGGCGTGATCGAGCTCAACGCCGGTCGCCCCGTGACCACCATTGGGGTCGCCAACCGCGGCGATCGGCCCGTGCAGGTGGGCTCCCATTTCCATTTCCACGAGGCCAACGAAGCGCTGGTGTTCGATCGCGACGCCGCCCGCGGCCAGCGGCTCGACATCCCCGCCGGCACGGCGGTGCGCTTTGAACCCGGCGATGCCCGCGAGGTGCAGCTGGTGCCCTACGCCGGCGCCCGCCGGGTGTTTGGTTTCAACGGCCTGATCAACGGACCCCTGGAGTAA
- the ureC gene encoding urease subunit alpha — MAYRMERRAYAETYGPTTGDRLRLADTELILEVERDFTTYGDEVKFGGGKVIRDGMGQAQTSRADGAVDTVITNALIVDWWGIVKADIGLRDGRICAIGKAGNPDISDGIDIIVGPGTEAIAGEGHLVTAGGIDTHIHFICPQQIETALSSGVTTLLGGGTGPATGTNATTCTPGAFHLARMLQAAEGLPVNLGFFGKGNASTPAALEEQIRAGACGLKLHEDWGTTPAAIDCCLSVADQFDVQVCIHSDTLNEAGFVEDTIRAIGGRTIHTFHTEGAGGGHAPDIIRICGEANVLPSSTNPTRPYTSNTLEEHLDMLMVCHHLDPSIPEDVAFAESRIRRETIAAEDILHDLGAFSIIASDSQAMGRVGEVITRTFQTAHKMKVQRGPLPEDAAAGGRHDNTRIRRYVAKFTINPAIAHGLDSQIGSVEVGKLADLVLWKPGFFGVKPELVLKGGSIVWAQMGDANASIPTPGPVHGRPMFAAYGGALAPSCLTFLSQAALDDDLPRKLGLKRPCVPVVNTRGIGKAEMRNNSALPKVEVDPQTYEVFADGELLTCEPAEVLPMAQRYFLL, encoded by the coding sequence ATGGCCTATCGGATGGAGCGGAGGGCCTACGCCGAGACCTACGGCCCCACCACGGGCGACCGCCTGCGGCTCGCCGACACCGAGCTGATCCTGGAGGTGGAGCGCGACTTCACCACCTACGGCGATGAGGTGAAGTTCGGCGGCGGCAAGGTGATCCGCGACGGCATGGGCCAGGCCCAGACCAGCCGCGCCGACGGCGCCGTCGACACGGTGATCACCAACGCCCTGATCGTCGACTGGTGGGGGATCGTCAAGGCCGACATCGGCCTGCGTGACGGCCGCATCTGCGCGATCGGCAAGGCCGGCAACCCCGACATCAGCGATGGCATCGACATCATCGTGGGGCCGGGCACCGAAGCGATCGCCGGCGAAGGCCACCTGGTGACCGCCGGCGGCATCGACACCCACATCCACTTCATCTGCCCCCAGCAGATCGAAACGGCCCTCTCCAGCGGGGTCACCACCCTGCTGGGGGGCGGCACGGGTCCGGCCACCGGCACCAACGCCACCACCTGCACCCCCGGTGCCTTCCACCTGGCCCGCATGCTCCAGGCCGCTGAGGGGTTGCCGGTGAACCTGGGCTTCTTCGGCAAGGGCAACGCCAGCACCCCGGCGGCCCTCGAAGAGCAGATCCGCGCCGGCGCCTGCGGCCTCAAGCTCCACGAAGACTGGGGCACTACGCCAGCCGCGATCGACTGCTGCCTGTCGGTGGCCGACCAGTTCGACGTGCAGGTCTGCATCCACTCCGACACCCTCAACGAGGCGGGCTTCGTCGAAGACACGATCCGCGCCATCGGCGGCCGCACGATCCACACCTTCCACACCGAAGGGGCCGGTGGCGGCCATGCCCCCGACATCATCCGGATCTGCGGCGAGGCCAACGTGCTGCCCAGCTCCACCAACCCCACCCGCCCCTACACCAGCAACACGCTCGAGGAGCACCTCGACATGCTGATGGTGTGCCACCACCTGGATCCATCGATCCCGGAAGATGTGGCCTTCGCCGAATCGCGCATCCGCCGCGAGACGATCGCCGCCGAGGACATCCTTCACGACCTGGGCGCCTTCTCGATCATCGCCAGCGACTCCCAGGCCATGGGCCGGGTGGGGGAGGTGATCACCCGCACCTTCCAGACCGCCCACAAGATGAAGGTGCAGCGGGGCCCCCTGCCGGAGGATGCCGCCGCCGGTGGCCGCCACGACAACACGCGCATCCGGCGCTACGTCGCCAAGTTCACGATCAACCCCGCCATTGCCCACGGCCTGGATTCCCAGATCGGCTCGGTGGAGGTGGGCAAGCTGGCGGATCTGGTGCTGTGGAAACCAGGCTTTTTTGGGGTCAAGCCCGAGCTGGTGCTCAAGGGAGGCTCAATCGTCTGGGCCCAGATGGGCGACGCCAACGCCTCGATTCCCACCCCCGGCCCCGTGCACGGCCGGCCGATGTTCGCCGCCTACGGCGGTGCCCTTGCCCCCAGCTGCCTCACCTTCTTGAGCCAGGCCGCCCTCGATGATGACCTGCCCCGGAAGCTGGGCCTGAAGCGGCCCTGCGTGCCGGTGGTGAACACCCGCGGCATCGGCAAGGCTGAGATGCGCAACAACAGCGCCCTGCCCAAGGTGGAGGTG